The proteins below are encoded in one region of Archocentrus centrarchus isolate MPI-CPG fArcCen1 chromosome 13, fArcCen1, whole genome shotgun sequence:
- the LOC115790078 gene encoding arsenite methyltransferase-like — translation MANSEDVRENVKKYYGKQLGSSGDLQTGAASCGSSCRPVPRSVTDALSQVHPEVTKRFFGCGLPFPAKLEGCRVLDLGSGSGRDCYAFSKLVGPNGHVTGIDMTEDLITAACQYVQYHQEKFGYKEPNVTFVQGYMENLEEAGIQSDSMDVVISNCVICLCADKRAVLQQAYSVLKEGGELYFSDMFASKVIPDHMKQDAVLWGEGMGGSLFWPDLISLAHSVGFSSPHLVSASHIVVYNSDLKAKAGDISYVSGTYRLFKLPKSPVTSNAIVAYKGTVADFPDQLDFDSSHCFQKDVAVQVNGEMAAVLQSSRFSSDFKIQMLDKQESNSETTPELCHLNPFLLADKLDPK, via the exons AAATACTATGGGAAGCAACTAGGGTCCTCAGGTGATCTGCAAACAGGCGCCGCCTCCTGCGGATCCTCCTGCAGACCTGTTCCAAGAAGTGTCACAGATGCTCTGAGTCAGGTTCACCCCGAGGTGACCAAAAG GTTCTTTGGTTGTGGGCTTCCATTTCCAGCAAAGCTCGAAGGCTGCAGAGTTCTGGACCTCGGCAGCGGCTCCGGCAGAGACTGTTATGCCTTCAGTAAACTTGTTGGACCGAACGGACATGTGACTGGGATCGATATGACAGAGGACCTG ATCACAGCAGCTTGTCAATATGTTCAGTATCATCAAGAGAAGTTTGGCTATAAGGAGCCAAATGTCACGTTTGTCCAGGGCTACATGGAGAACCTCGAAGAAGCTGGCATTCAGAGTGACTCAATGGATGTTGTGAT ATCCAACTGTGTGATCTGTTTGTGTGCTGATAAAAGAGCAGTACTGCAGCAAGCCTACAGTGTCTTAAAG GAGGGAGGTGAGCTTTACTTCAGTGACATGTTTGCCAGCAAGGTCATCCCCGACCACATGAAGCAAGATGCAGTCCTGTGGG GTGAGGGAATGGGTGGCTCTCTGTTTTGGCCCGATCTCATCTCGTTGGCCCACAGCGTGGGTTTCAGCTCTCCACACCTCGTCTCAGCAAGCCACATTGTGGTCTACAACAGTGATCTCAAAGCAAAAGCAG GCGACATCAGCTATGTTTCAGGCACTTACAGGCTCTTCAAGCTGCCCAAAAGTCCAGTGACATCGAATGCTATTGTGGCCTATAAAGGAACAGTGGCAGATTTCCCAGATCAGCTGGACTTTGATTCCTCCCATTGTTTCCAG AAAGATGTGGCAGTGCAGGTAAATGGAGAGATGGCAGCAGTCCTCCAGAGTTCCCGTTTCTCCTCAGACTTTAAAATCCAGATGTTGGATAAACAGGAGTCCAACTCTGAGACAACGCCAGAG CTGTGCCACCTCAACCCATTTCTGCTGGCTGACAAACTGGATCCTAAATGA